A part of Procambarus clarkii isolate CNS0578487 chromosome 21, FALCON_Pclarkii_2.0, whole genome shotgun sequence genomic DNA contains:
- the LOC138367104 gene encoding keratin-associated protein 16-1-like: MNQPYRVLVPSSGPASVLVSSSGPASVLVSRSGPASVLVSSSGPASVLVSSSGPASVLVSSSGPASWCAGLKLWTSQMVCWSQALDQPVCWSQALDQPVCLSQALDQPVCWSQALDQPVCWSQALDQPMCLSQALDQPVCWSQGLDQPVCLSQALDQPVCWSQALDQPMCLSQALDQPMCWSQGLDQPVCWSQALDQPVGVLVSSSGPASVLVSSFGPASVLVSSCGPASVLVSSSGLANVLVSSSGPANVLVSRSGPANVLVSRSGPASVLVSSSGPASWCAGLKLWTSQCAGLKLWTSQCASLKVSTSQCAGLKVWTSQCANLKV; this comes from the coding sequence ATGAACCAGCCATATCGTGTGCTGGTCCCAAGCTCTGGACCAGCCAGTGTGCTTGTCTCAAGCTCTGGACCAGCCAGTGTGCTGGTCTCACGCTCTGGACCAGCCAGTGTGCTGGTCTCAAGCTCTGGACCAGCCAGTGTGCTGGTCTCAAGCTCTGGACCAGCCAGTGTGCTGGTCTCAAGCTCTGGACCAGCCAGTTGGTGTGCTGGTCTCAAGCTCTGGACCAGCCAAATGGTGTGCTGGTCTCAAGCTCTGGACCAGCCAGTGTGCTGGTCTCAAGCTCTGGACCAGCCAGTGTGCTTGTCCCAAGCTCTGGACCAGCCAGTGTGCTGGTCTCAAGCTCTGGACCAGCCAGTGTGCTGGTCTCAAGCTCTGGACCAGCCAATGTGCTTGTCTCAAGCTCTGGACCAGCCAGTGTGCTGGTCTCAAGGTCTGGACCAGCCAGTGTGCTTGTCTCAAGCTCTGGACCAGCCAGTGTGCTGGTCTCAAGCTCTGGACCAGCCAATGTGCTTGTCTCAAGCTCTGGACCAGCCAATGTGCTGGTCTCAAGGTCTGGACCAGCCAGTGTGCTGGTCTCAAGCTCTGGACCAGCCAGTTGGTGTGCTGGTCTCAAGCTCTGGACCAGCCAGTGTGCTTGTCTCAAGCTTTGGACCAGCCAGTGTGCTGGTCTCAAGCTGTGGACCAGCCAGTGTGCTGGTCTCAAGCTCTGGACTAGCCAATGTGCTTGTCTCAAGCTCTGGACCAGCCAATGTGCTGGTCTCAAGGTCTGGACCAGCCAATGTGCTGGTCTCAAGGTCTGGACCAGCCAGTGTGCTGGTCTCAAGCTCTGGACCAGCCAGTTGGTGTGCTGGTCTCAAGCTCTGGACCAGCCAGTGTGCTGGTCTCAAGCTCTGGACCAGCCAGTGTGCTAGTCTCAAGGTCTCGACTAGCCAGTGTGCTGGTCTCAAGGTCTGGACCAGCCAGTGTGCTAATCTCAAGGTCTGA